CCGCCGCTGAACTGACGGAACGTGAGATCCGGGATTTGGCGAAATGGGCATCGTCACACAACAGCCAAAAACTGCTCAATTATCAGGCAGGCATCACATCACCCGGCGCACAGCTTTATGCCGAAAAATGCCGCGGGTGCCATAACAGCTTTATGGGCAGAACAATGACCGGCAGCCCGCGTCTGGACTATCTGAATGCGGATTACATTGCCAGGCAATTGCAGCTGTTCAGGCACGACTTCAGAACCTTCAGCAACCCGACAAAACATCAAACAAAAATGCTCAGTGTGGTAAAAGCACTTTCCAAAGCGCAATTGAATCAGCTCATAACCTTTGTCAGCGACATATCACCCGCCAATGGCAACGAGGCCCTTGAATGAAACTGGAACAAAAAAAAGTGCTCATCACTGGTGCGACAGGTGGTATAGGAATGGCGGTTGCTCAGGCACTGGCATCAAAAGGTTGCCAGCTGTTACTCACGGGCAGAGATCATAGCAAGCTCGACAAACTAGCGACCTCACTGAGCGGCAGTGGGCATTCAACTCTGGTAACCGACTTGAATGAAAGCGAAGGCCTGAAGTTACTGCACGCTGCAGCAGAGGCGTTTGAGATCGATATTATGATCAATAGCATGGGTATTAATCAGCTCTCATTACTGAGCGAATCGTCAGAAAACGATATTGAAAACATCATGACGACCAACCTGACAACACCCATCCTCGTATGCAAGACCATGCTTCCACTGCTCATTGAAAAGTCAGACACCGCCATCGTCAACATCGGTTCGATTCTGGGCAGCATTGGTTATGCGGGCTCGTCCGTTTACTGTGCCAGCAAATTTGGCCTGCGAGGATTTACCGAATCATTGCGCAGAGAACTCTCTGATAAATCCCTGCGTATTATTTATTTTGCCCCGCGAGCCACCGATACAGAACTCAACAGCGACGCCATGCAGCAGATGAACAAAGCGTTGGGCAACACCACTGATACGCCCGAATGGGTGGCAGGCGAACTGGTAAAGGTGCTGGAGAAGAAAAAGTCATGCCACCGCTATCTGGGTTGGCCGGAATCACTCTTTGTGCGAATCAATGCGTTACTGCCTCACTGGGTTGATCAATCATTGGCCAAACAACTGGCCACCATCAAACGCTATGCAAAGGCTTCCCGCTAAACCAAACCTTACAAACTTAAAGGAGTACATAGGATGCACCTGTATAAATCGCTAATCGCTGTGGTCATACTGATAACATCCGGATTTATTCTGGCAGCAGAGTCCGACCAGGAAGCGATTGTCTACCTGCAAAAACACTGGGCAGAAAATAACTATCAGATGAGTGGGAAATTACAAAAAGAGGCCTTTGTTGCACTGATCGAAGAAGCCGATAAACTGGTTTCTCAATTCCCGGAAAGCGCCGGGGTTTTTATCTGGCGAGGTATTATTGAATCGACCTATGCGGGGGTAAAAGGGGGACTCAGCGCATTGAAATACGCCAAGGCAGCCAAAGCTGACCTTGAAAAAGCGTTAGAGCTGGATGCCAATGCCCTCGACGGTTCGGCCTATACCAGTCTTGGCACTCTGTATTTCAACGTACCTGGCTGGCCACTGGGTTTCGGCGACGACGATAAGGCGGAAGAACTGCTGAAAAAAGCTCTGTCGATCAACCCGGACGGCCTGGACCCCAACTATT
This genomic stretch from Pseudomonadales bacterium harbors:
- a CDS encoding tetratricopeptide repeat protein → MHLYKSLIAVVILITSGFILAAESDQEAIVYLQKHWAENNYQMSGKLQKEAFVALIEEADKLVSQFPESAGVFIWRGIIESTYAGVKGGLSALKYAKAAKADLEKALELDANALDGSAYTSLGTLYFNVPGWPLGFGDDDKAEELLKKALSINPDGLDPNYFYADYLRKEGQYKEAENYFKKALKAEPRPGREVADQGRRAEINAALIDIARHLR
- a CDS encoding c-type cytochrome, translated to MKNNRPITPLIRQQLIWPAVLLLALIANLSQAAASVTQTRARCLSCHSIDTGVDSGTDSPTADFPGPQLGGFSEKYIAEQLKNFQSGLRGAGNPSANAMSKAAAELTEREIRDLAKWASSHNSQKLLNYQAGITSPGAQLYAEKCRGCHNSFMGRTMTGSPRLDYLNADYIARQLQLFRHDFRTFSNPTKHQTKMLSVVKALSKAQLNQLITFVSDISPANGNEALE
- a CDS encoding SDR family oxidoreductase, giving the protein MKLEQKKVLITGATGGIGMAVAQALASKGCQLLLTGRDHSKLDKLATSLSGSGHSTLVTDLNESEGLKLLHAAAEAFEIDIMINSMGINQLSLLSESSENDIENIMTTNLTTPILVCKTMLPLLIEKSDTAIVNIGSILGSIGYAGSSVYCASKFGLRGFTESLRRELSDKSLRIIYFAPRATDTELNSDAMQQMNKALGNTTDTPEWVAGELVKVLEKKKSCHRYLGWPESLFVRINALLPHWVDQSLAKQLATIKRYAKASR